Below is a genomic region from Dioscorea cayenensis subsp. rotundata cultivar TDr96_F1 chromosome 14, TDr96_F1_v2_PseudoChromosome.rev07_lg8_w22 25.fasta, whole genome shotgun sequence.
TTGAATGGAGAGGCTGCAGCTCTGATGATGCGTGATCGACCTATTTATGAGCAAAGGGTGAAAGGTGAAgttaacatttttaattttttgtttctgtttGTACAAAATTATTGTTAAGGATGAGTATGAGCATAACATGTTTGTTAAGTGATTGAACGGGAACTGACCATTGATTCGACTCCTTCCTTTAGGCTTGATTGTATTTCTGAGCTGCCATTGTATTCTTTTGTGAGCAAATGATTAAGCTTATGATAgatttaagttttcttttttaatgtttattgtaGGTTGTTACGGTGAACTAATCGAACAAAAAATTGTGCATGGTGAATTAAACTTGCTTGGttgttttatatatgtatatatatatatatatatatatttttttttacttaaatgtAGAAGACCTCCATTGATTTACATGCATGGTGATGTTGGAGGAAAAGATGTGTCGAGCTTGTGCATGTGTATGTTCTTTGTCTGCCTATATTACTTGGTGAATTGGCGAgatatttaattcaatttagTGATTTGTTTGTCTTTGAGATGAAACATGTCTGCAATAACAAAACTAAGTTTTCGGGTCTTGAGACAATCATCATAATTGTCCAAAAGTATTAGCTTGAAATTGTTTATAGGACATCAACTCTGATGATCAATAGAGAAATGACATGCACCTTTTGTTTCAATGTTAGTTAATGTCTTCACTAACATGTATGTCGATTAGTGTTAAATTAGTGTTAAACTAACCATTCCGTGATTTTTAGATGTTATCACTTTATGTCTTTCTTAAATTAAGTTGATATAACTTGTATGTAATTTGCTTCAGTTCCCGTTGTTGTTTATTATTGAGAAATTCATTAATCCTAATACTTCAATTCGTGTATTTCatgaaactttcttttcttcgaATAACAAGTTGtatcatcttttattttagtGTATTTGAGTACCTAATAGTCTTATATCGGTTAATTTtagtaaatatgaatttaaacaTATAACTTTTGCTTTTTCATCCTATTAGCTTAAGCTTATGGATTGAATTGAGCTCAGATACTACGCATTTAACACCGTATCAAAGCTTAGTTTCTCTAGTTTGTTTGGAACATGgtgaaaatcaattaatttggaaaatacgcatttgaatatataagtctGGATTTATCATTTGAACAACTTAAGTTTTTAGCCCACATAATATGTTTGGCATAAACCGGACaaatttgtttatgtaaaagactttatcaatttttttttttttaatttagtgtttTACTATTTTATCATCCAGAATACTGTGAAAAATACGCAAAGCCGGAGGATATCGGTGCGCcttcggaggagaaatcgagcgACGACGAAGAGCTAAGCGATGCGGAATACGATTCCGGTGATGACGCTGTGGTTGGCAAAGCAGACCTTTAGCTTCAAATCATTGACTCTTCTCTGTACATTGTGATtcaatttcataaagaaaatgaatgtCTCATTCAACACAGTTTCATTCATCATTGTAAATAATTGTGTGTACTCTTTCATGGTATCATGTTTGTACTCTGATtcaaattgttaaaaataaaatttaacttaaaactCTGTATTAAGTTCCATTTGCAAAATGATGTGTATattgtcttatatatatatatatatatatatatatattaattattgtgttttatGATTGTCGAAATTGTTAAAATGACTACTTTacccttatttttattatttataaggggtttttattattattattttacatgtATTCCTCTTGTAAAAATCTTGAATTACTTTTGTatctttataaattattattttataaaaatttttgaatttattttaaattgttttaattgtaGGGGTATTTTATGggtatgcaaacaaatacataaattagAAAAGGTATGGTTATAGTTTTTGAATTAACAAAGAgctttttttatgattaaaattaagaataaaaatgagTTATTTTACTTTCCATTtagaaaatagtttttttttaagccatcaataaaagtaacaaaGTTTTTTCCTTCATTAGATAAAAATGAGCAATTTTGCTCTTtgttccaatattttttttaatccttcaataaaaagaaaaaaaaaattcttttcctgattacaaaatgaatttttttagtatatttcaaaagaaccaaaatgaacttaaaaagaaaaacttggataaaatttcaaataataaatacaaaaaccaTGAATTAAATAAACCTTTTGATTTGGATTATTAAGTACAACTCCCTAGAAATCTAACAAGCTCCATTCCAACCACCACATGATTCATGAaaccttaaataaataaataaataaatagacgacaattataaaaaaaaaatagataaaaggtGAAAGTGCATTTTAGTCTATAAATTATACCTTTTAATtcagtataattttttaattttaagaaatacttcattttgatttttaaaataataaaaaaatacaaaaaatagttTTTGAACTAGATTAAAAAGGAGTGATTTTACTCCCTAAATTCAAAAACAGTCCTTgaacttttttctcttttttttaatcctttaaCAAAAATAGCAATTTAGATTTTCACAGAACAAACTTGGatagaaattcaaataataaatacacaACCAATGAATTAAATTTACCACATGATTCATGAAACCCTaaaccaacaataaaaaaattaaagtttaatccACTCCATTAATGATCAAGTACCAACTTTATTGGTGATTGGGAAATTATTAATAGGTCCTCTGAACCCTAACCCTAGGCCATGGGCTCTAATTAgggtttattttattgtaatctTCCAGCTTAGTTGCTGTACTTATTTTAAAACCAAGAGTTTATGGTTCTCATTATGTGGTTGACTGCTTTACAGATGTAGTCTAACATGAGAGCCACCACCTTCCAACATGGCTCAAGAACCAAGatattaatcaatatatatatacatattggactttgtttttacatttatatCCCTTGCTAAAAATATAACTGATATTTTAAGTATAATATTGATATGTCTTTCTACATATGTTTGTCAATTTGATGCTCAAACACAGGAAAGGTGagtgaattaatttttatactagAGAAATAAGGAGAAaagtttgaaataaataatcaagTTTTGTGTTAGTTCAGGAATGATATATGATTGATTTTTCCTAATTTAGAgacttaatgatttttttttaagtgataaGCGTTGTTAGTCAAAGAACATGCATGCACCGGTTTCAATGACTTGCAGATTTATTAGAGATAAATCCCTTTTATGCAAACTGGAGTGGAGGAAAAGTACTCTTTGGACAGTCTTTTCACTGGGTTTTTTGTGCATTGTGAGTTGAGGGGCTCGAACTCCAAAGTCATAATTCATAAGGCACGGTGGGTATCACTAGGGTATGCCCAAGTTCCTTAATGAAGGATTTCATGAACtaagttgattaaaaaaatatttacattaacttatatatatatatatatatataatagatataaaacatttttaaactaGAGAAATAAGGAGAAaagtttgaaataaataatcaaacttTGTATTAATTCAGGAATGATATATGATTGATTTTTCGTAATTTAGAGATTTAATAAATTTTGCTTTTATGAAAGTGGCAAGCAATATTAATTATAGGATATTGAGGTACTAGTTACGGTGACTTATAAACTTTTTAGGGATAAATCTCCTATTATGCGATTCTGGATAGGAGGAAAAGTACTCCTTGCACAGACCTCCAATATTTCATGActtaaattgattaaaaagttgtatatatatatatatagaaaaattcataattatttatatttaaaaatattagagataCATTAAGCATATATAAGTACtcaaaaattgatttgatatctAAAAAACATTATCATCAAAgcgaaaaaataaaaataaaaagagtaaaaagaaagaaaggaggctaatatatatattgttatgaGAAAAAACCACTtcaatgaagagagaaaaaatagcTTTGTATATACAtgtaccaataaataaataaataaataaataatcatccaAGAATGGTGGCCATATGCATAACCTTATATTTTTAAGGGGGTATATAAGTAATTTTGTTAAGATTATTTTAGGTAGAACATTTTGAATCTCATTCAAGTATGAAGGAGATTAATGAATGAATAGTGTGTATGAAATTTCAAGGAGGCATACACATTTAGGGTTCTTTATTAGGGGACCCTCTTCCTAACTGTGTGCCATGTGTGTCTCTTAATCTTAAATTCATTGAGCTTTACTAGTGTACAAAAGATGCATGTGTTCTCAAGGCAGAAGCATCTTCCCTCCATCCTTAAATTGCTTGTTTtaggatttttaaattttcagttGGATCGAAGAATACAAAGTATATAACACCTAAATATACACTATAATTGTAAATTATATCGTGCTAGTACATAACATATAATTCGAACAAATAATTAAGACTGAGTATTTCactgatttttataattatttttttattaatatatgatttttttctctcattttatttttatcagacGAATGAATACTATGCATATATTTACAgatgatgaaaaaatatttgtattatcACATCAATAAGCATAATCATataggtgaaaaaaaaaataatttttccacataatgtattacaaataaaataaaataaactaaataaaagtaTTGAAATTATGAACttaatattcttaaaaataaccatttttattatatcttcttaataaaaatatcttaaatgACAACATGTCAaatattcaattaaaacataaataagatACAGGATGAAATTAAACTCTCGatcttgaaaaataagataaaaatgaaataccaacTAAACTAGATCAATTTTATGtcgatttattttaatttattagtttaaaaacagaaaacaaaaaacaaaaaacaaaaattctatcaaAAAAGAAACTGATGTTAGAATGTGAAACAAGAGTTTGAAAGTCAAACATTGTGGGAGTTAAATCAGAATAATGAATGCATATTGTGGAGTTTAGTGCACCTGTCTTTGTCCTTGCACTATATAACTTTTTTCACTTTTCTCTGAAACTTTTCTTCTGATCACTCATCCACTAGACTTTCTCAAGAgacaaaaacaaacatatataactgatttcattctttcattgtgttatgtttcttttcaatggACCACtgagtttaattttaaaatttttatatattgttggtcaaaatatcaaaatagcccctctattttatatttttttgctttttttagtccctctaatataaaatatattttttttggtctcgtattttcacatttttatttttttggtcttTATAATTGACGGATCTGCCTTTTGATCCTTCCAGCTGATAAATTGGagagacaaaaaaaagaaaaatatataaatatgaggaCCAAAAAGAgcggattttacaactaaaggatgaaaatgtatAAATACGAGGACTAAAAAGgtgaattttatattagagggactaaaaaggatGAAATCGTAAAATAGAaatgaccattttgatatttacacccGTGAGTTATTGGtgtaaattattattgatttgtaatttctttgtttttcaggGGGGTTTGTGTAATATGGGATCTGatcttgaaatatatatatatatatataaagagaagaGTTGCTTTTGCTTTGAAGgtttgagagaagaagaagaagaagaaggaatttttctttttggtgagTTTTCGATTTTATTTTTGCAGGAAAAGAAGGAATTGGAGAAAAAATGTGAGTTTattctgtttctttttaatcaaaatcttaacTTTTTGCATGATTGTGAagtttttttgttgtgtttgtttgaGTGTTTGTTTTTTGTGTGTTTGATTCTTGGAATGTGTTTGTTACTGCTGGGACTATtgaaaagtttggattttttaaTGAATAGAAATGAGAAGTTTGTGATCTTTGAGTTTGGTGGTCTTTGTTTGCTGAAAAACTTCAGATCTGGAACTTAGTTGATGGATTTTTTTAGGTTTCATTGATGAATGTTCTGTGTTTCTCTTGTTGAATGTGAATTTCTGGACTGTAGATAccaaaagatttgatttttattactatttaagtgtttttatttggtgtttatgtgttgatttcttttattagaatGCTATAAGTTTCAATttgggtttattatttttctcccaaaaaTGCTTGTGAGACGGTGAACTAGATCTTTAGGGATTGGAAAACCTCAGTGTTTGCTAATAGAATTAGATCTTGTtctagtgttttcattgaatgaATTCATTTGATGTTTCAGAGGGTATCCTTGTATAGAATGCATGGAAATTCCAAGATTTTGAGAGCTGGATACCGAATGAAAATGGATATATGGAGCTTGAACAAGAAAGCTCCAAGCTGCCCGGCGCTTTATCCGCCACGGCCTCAAGAAATCTCTCGTCGTCTTCTTCGGCATTTGTATCTGCAAGTCAGTCTCCGTTCTTCTCTCCACGCTCTCCCCAGTTCAATGTATCTGAGATAATCCGATCAGACGATGCAAACTCTTCAACCTGCAATGTTACAAGTGGTGATCCTCTTAGTTCCAGTGCTTTAATCCGACGATTGGAATCTTCGTCCAATGCCAAATTTCTGGCATCTGATTCCCCTTGTAATCCAATTTGCGATGCCGATGTTTGTAGTGGTCAAGGAACAAGTAATGCTGATACGAGGCGACGAGAGAAACagaagaaaattttgagaaGTCCCGGGAAGTGTTCACTTGCTCCGTCTTCAACATCGGTTTCTTCAACTAGCAGGATAAGGAGTTGTGATGTGTACATAGGCTTTCATGGCCGGAAACCATCTTTGCTTCGATTTGTTAAATGGCTTCGCGCGGAGTTGGAAATGCAAGGGATTTGCTGTTTTGCATCGGATACAGCTCGATGCAGGAATTCCCGGAGCCATGATGCTGTGGAAAGGATGATGAATTCGGCTTCGTTTGGAGTTGTGATTCTTACAAAGAAGTCGTTTGGGAATCCTTACAGCATTGAggaactcaggaacttcttgggCAGGAAGACTTTGGTTCCTATAttttttgatttgagttttgtcGATTGTCTCGCCAGAGATATAATTGAGCGGAGGGGAGAATTGTGGGAGAGGCATGGTGGTGAATTGTGGATGCTTTATGGTGGAGTAGAGAAGGAATGGCGAGACGCTGTGGAAGGGCTTTCGAGAGTGATAGACTTGCAGTTGGAGGCGAATGATGGTAATTTGAGGGAATGTATATTCAAAACGGTGACACTTTTGGCTACAAGAATGGGACGGCGAAACATGGTTGATCAGGTGAACAGGTGGAGGGAGCAGTCGGAAAAGGAGGAGTTTCCTTTTCCTCGAAATGAAGAATTTGTCGGACGGATAAAAGAACTCTCTGAGCTTGAGCTTATTCTGTTTGGAGATGTCAGTGGTGATGCTGAAAGAGAATACTTTGAACTCAAAACAAAGCATAAGCGAAAGAGTTTGAAGATTGGGAAGGCTGAGCACCGGCGAGAAGAAGAAAGTACTAAAGATCAGCAGTCCGAGAGCAGTAACAAAGGGAAAGATCCGATCATTTGGATGAAGTCTGACAAGGAAATTGAGATGCAGAGAGTGGTTGGTGGCACTCCGCAGAGGAGTTTCCGAACTTTTAGAACGAAAAGTGGAGGGAAATATAGAAGGAAAAGATCGGTGAAAATCTTGTATGGGAAAGGCATTGCTTGTGTTTCGGGAGACTCGGGGATTGGAAAGACTGAATTGGTTTTGGAATATGCTTACCGGTTCTCACAAAGGTACAAGATGGTTCTTTGGGTCGGTGGCGAAACAAGATACATTAGGCAGAGCTATTTGAATCTTCGTACTTTTTTGGAAGTCGATTTGAGCACTGAAAATCACTCTCTTGAAAAAGGGAAAGGGAAGTGTTTCGAAGAGCAAGAAGAGGATGCCATTGCCAAAGTACGGAAGGAGCTCATGCGCGACATTCCTTTCTTAGTTGTGATCGATAATTTGGAGAATGAGAAGGACTGGTGGGATCAAAAGGTTGTGATGGATCTTCTCCCTCGATTCGGTGGTGAGACTCACTTCATAATTACAACTCGCCTTCCTAAGATAATGAACTTGGAGCCAATGAAACTTTCATACTTATCGGGTATGGAGGCGATGACTCTGATGAAGGGAAGTGTCAAGGACTACCCAATTATGGAAATTGATGCTCTCCGTGTGATCGAAGAGAAACTCGGCAGGCTTACACTTGGTCTTGGAATTGTTGGAGCGATACTTTCCGAGCTCCCGATCACTCCAAGCAGACTCCTCGACACTATAAACAAAATGCCAGTCAGAGATTTGGTGTGGTCTGATCGACAATCTGTAATTCTCAGACGCCCGCCTTTTCTCATGCAACTTATCGATGTTTGTCTTTCGATATTTGATCATGCAGATGGGCCGCGGAGCTTAGCGAGCAGAATGGTTCAGGTGAGCGGTTGGTTTGCTCCAGCCGCTATTCCAATCCCGCTTTTAGCAATGGCCGCACACAAAGTTCCCGGGAAGCATCATGGCGCTCGAGTCTGGAAAAAATTCCTCCGAGCAATAACTTGCAGCTTCACATCATCTCGAATCAAAAGGTCAGAATTCGAAGCATCTTCAATGCTGACAAGATTTGGCATTGCAAAAACCTGCACCAAACCTGACAGCGTCCAATTTCACGAGATCATAAAGCTGTATGCTCGGAAAAGAGGATCAATTCGAGTAGCTCAAGCCGTCGTTCAAGCAATTTGCCTCAGAAGCTCACTATCTCTATGTTTCGAACACCAATGGGCAGCATGCTTCATGCTCTTCGGTTTCAGTACCGATCCGGCGATCGTGCAGTTAAAACCATCAGAATTGTTGTTCTTTGTCAAGCGTGTCGCTCTACCTCTCGCCATTCACACATTCATCACATTCTCTCGTTGCGCTGCCGCATTAGAATTACTTCGTCTTTCCACCGATGCTTTAGAAAATGCCGCAGAAGCCATGGTCACACAAGCAGTAAAATGGCTTAAACGATCTTATTGCTTTACCGGACCGATACATTCCGATGTTCGATACACATATCTTTGGCAAGAATTGGCACTGTTGAAAGCTACATTACTAGAAACAAGAGCGAAACTAATGCTTCGAGGCGGGCAATACAGCATCGGCGAAGACCTTATTCAGAATGCAATATTTATCAGATCATCGATACACGGCGACCATCATCCTGACACGATATCGGCTCGCGAAACTCTTAGTAAACTCACTCGTCTTCTCACAAACTTTCAAGTTACTTGActctttttgtaaaattttcctTCATAGTTAGCAATGTATTCTTTGATTCAGTTTCTCTTCAAATAATAGCAaagttttcagaaacatttttgTTTCATCTCTTTAATTGAAACttattttttcctaaatttgATTCAAAGTTGTATATGATCTTTTTGCATAGATGGTTAATTTCACTTTTTgagaaaattgcttgcataATCTTGTAGGAGTTGGTAATTGCTTTCAGGCTGTTGTAAGTATTATATTTGTGCATATACTGCTATAAAACACTATTAATTGTTTGTATACCTCTGTtgttaaaaatcaaattttttttaaaaaaaatctgtaactattaaaaatcaattaatgtgctttgtttttgaaaaactatcaattttatttgataggaatttaatttttttaaaaattaaatggtatgatttatatttagttttataatttacattttATCGTTAACCAAAAGAGTCAGGATGGCCGAGTGGTCTAAGGCGCCAGACTCAAGTTCTGGTCCTCGTGAGAGGGCgtgggttcaaatcccacttCTGAcataatttttagtttaaaaccTAAAGCTTTTTTGTATGTacatttatatcaattaaagttattttcttagtttttttatttcttaattattttaaataatcatttttattgttttatttacaacATGGTCTTTTGTAgtttatagttttattattttaaaaataaaacatgttttttttaagataagcAGTTAGACCGTTAAAAGAATTAAAGGCATGCATAAGTTTTAGAGAAGCAAATAAAGAGGTCCACGTACATGTGGATGCTAGAATTATCTACATATAACTATATTactcatttttccaaaattgtgaaaaaaccATAATTCGAAATCAAACCACATTTGAAAGGTTTTAATAGGACTCAACCACCAATAAAACGATTTCCtcgttattttaaaaataaaatattagacaATGATTTCTATTGCTCATAagtcaaacaaaatattagcacttataaataaaataaaaatttgatgagTTATTccatcaaaaataattaaaaagaaaataataccaaatcATTCAtgtctttgatttctttttatgtgACATATGAGCCGAcattaatacttttttttttctactcttCAAATTTATCTACGTTTCTTTAactaatttaatgttttaataattttattaatttatgtaattaatgCAATTTATGAGTATCcataaaaaagtaataatataaataatttgaagacaattaaaaaaatttataattaatataaatatatacatatttttgtttgaaaatttaatgTAGTAGATAATCAAGTTTTTATTGCCTATTTGGTATTCATTAGATTTTATAACTTAAAGTTTGATattatgttgttatataaaaaattaaataaaatttctaaagacttactttatatttcattttgagGATACATTTTAAtagaaatatcaaaaatatctcTAGTCCCTAGTGACGATGAGGGTGCGATGGGGTGACACTAAATGCAATCTTACAGATATAGTCACAAAAAAGACCGAACTAATTATAACTTAATTTTGATCATAAGGTTCTAAAACTACCCAAgcctttttggtttttttctattcattaattttaatgaaatttattattcaatatCTAATAGTTAATTcagtttaaatttaatttgatgatatGTGTACATGAAATCATGTAAACActtgatttatattattatcttcATAAAACATACCAGAATAACTCTAATAACActaaaatatattgatattttagATAGAATTGAGACATTTGATTCCCTTTAGTGGGCAAAGCCATGGATTCTACTTCCGGGAATTAACTTGATTCAATTTAGACTTTGGGAAAATACTAGTGgaaaaaactagagaaaaaaatattttaaaaatgatggaaagaaaaaagtaaatgaaaaggTTACAAAAGCCGGCTTTTAATTAGTCAAAGTGTCAAACACAAAAGAACAATCCCTCACATCCAAActtaatacatataaataaaaatttttgggtCTTTGCTTCATCCAAAGAAAATTGGATTGTAACTCTTTCATTTGGTTTggattcttattattattattattattattatttgacaaatGCAAACTAGTGTGTATGCAGTCAGGGACATACATGTGCACGGGATAATATCAGTTTGCATGTACACCCTCACGCGGCTGACATGGTTATTGAGTTGTAAGCTCATTTTCACAGCTGGGGACCTTTGCCACTATTGCACATTTTAAATTCGGacaataaaaaccttaaaaaccAAGTCTTACACAATGGGTCAATACTTCTAGATCAAAGACACTAGGTAGTTGGTTTGTATTTAAAGTACGGACTTATTCTATATACTAAAATGTataagttttaattaataaatttaaataattggaCTATGTCTAactgatattattatttttagtcaATTTAAaccaattttattaaaaaaatcagaaaaaaaatggGGATGAGTTTTAAGGGATATGTTTTAAGTTTTGTATTATTAACCACAGATTTTGTTTATACATACTACTCTTATTTGTTGTCTATTGTTATAATAACCTAATATTTTTACTTCAACAATGCATCCAAGATGCTATTATCTTTATGccagtatatatatttttcctaatTATTTATCTATAGTTTGGTTAAATGATATATCAAGCTCAAATCCTTAACTTTTAAGcacataataaatattttccatTCTAAAATCAAGGAAAATAATGCTATGTGATTGGAAATAACTCCATATAAAGTATTCAAATCATCATGTGTTGAAATTACAGTCATAGCAGCCAACACTAATCATATAGATGAATCAAACTAGGATTTGTTGTCTTGTAAAccttttttatttcatgtctAAGTTCATCCCCCaagttaggatttttttttaataaaaaagaaataatcacACCTACCATTGCATAATAATAGTCatcaaatcattaaaaaatttttgatgaaattaattaCTGTCACAAAATAGCAAGTGACCTAAGATAAACAactcatataatttaaaattcacaGTTAAATTGGTTATTGTCATATCTCGTCAAATGACATTAGAGAaactaataaaagaaattatatttttaataaaacattctAATTTTACATATGATTTTTCTAACTCGCATAAATGTTTTATATCGGTTGCTAACTACTATGTCATCAAGTGACTAATTGCCTTGACCTTCATGCACTTGGCAAACGTTAACCCTTATATATAGTCTTATAACTTTATGAAAACATATTTTCAATAATAGCCACCCCAATCTAGTCACTGCAATTGACTTCTGGatccattatttttattcaatggggcaaagtttattatatatatatatatatagaaaaggtTCTCTGTGGACGTGCATACACGTCCACAGAGCGCTACAGGAATACTAATCTTTAGCTTCAGTGAGAGCTAATCCTAGATTAATGAattcattagttttaatttttggtttctATCTGCGATCCCACTTTTTATCGCTATTCTGCTTTTATAAAGTCGCGATAGCATGATGTTTATTAAATAGTGTCCGAATCAGCTGGATCGAAATCCAGTCTGTCCGAAAGAACGCTCACGATTTTTAATCATGAGCGTACGATGTAGGATtgatcctcatatatatatatatatatatatatatatatatatatatatcaattttaataggacaaatgataaaaaaaattaaaaaaattcataactATGTAT
It encodes:
- the LOC120275813 gene encoding uncharacterized protein LOC120275813, which gives rise to MELEQESSKLPGALSATASRNLSSSSSAFVSASQSPFFSPRSPQFNVSEIIRSDDANSSTCNVTSGDPLSSSALIRRLESSSNAKFLASDSPCNPICDADVCSGQGTSNADTRRREKQKKILRSPGKCSLAPSSTSVSSTSRIRSCDVYIGFHGRKPSLLRFVKWLRAELEMQGICCFASDTARCRNSRSHDAVERMMNSASFGVVILTKKSFGNPYSIEELRNFLGRKTLVPIFFDLSFVDCLARDIIERRGELWERHGGELWMLYGGVEKEWRDAVEGLSRVIDLQLEANDGNLRECIFKTVTLLATRMGRRNMVDQVNRWREQSEKEEFPFPRNEEFVGRIKELSELELILFGDVSGDAEREYFELKTKHKRKSLKIGKAEHRREEESTKDQQSESSNKGKDPIIWMKSDKEIEMQRVVGGTPQRSFRTFRTKSGGKYRRKRSVKILYGKGIACVSGDSGIGKTELVLEYAYRFSQRYKMVLWVGGETRYIRQSYLNLRTFLEVDLSTENHSLEKGKGKCFEEQEEDAIAKVRKELMRDIPFLVVIDNLENEKDWWDQKVVMDLLPRFGGETHFIITTRLPKIMNLEPMKLSYLSGMEAMTLMKGSVKDYPIMEIDALRVIEEKLGRLTLGLGIVGAILSELPITPSRLLDTINKMPVRDLVWSDRQSVILRRPPFLMQLIDVCLSIFDHADGPRSLASRMVQVSGWFAPAAIPIPLLAMAAHKVPGKHHGARVWKKFLRAITCSFTSSRIKRSEFEASSMLTRFGIAKTCTKPDSVQFHEIIKLYARKRGSIRVAQAVVQAICLRSSLSLCFEHQWAACFMLFGFSTDPAIVQLKPSELLFFVKRVALPLAIHTFITFSRCAAALELLRLSTDALENAAEAMVTQAVKWLKRSYCFTGPIHSDVRYTYLWQELALLKATLLETRAKLMLRGGQYSIGEDLIQNAIFIRSSIHGDHHPDTISARETLSKLTRLLTNFQVT